From Helicobacter sp. MIT 21-1697, a single genomic window includes:
- the rpsR gene encoding 30S ribosomal protein S18, protein MEKKKYSKRYCRYTEAKLEYIDYKDVEMLKHSLSERYKIMPRRLTGNTKKWQERVEVAIKRARHMALIPYIVDRKKVVENPFKI, encoded by the coding sequence ATGGAAAAGAAAAAATACTCAAAACGATACTGCCGATACACTGAAGCAAAGCTTGAATATATTGATTACAAAGATGTAGAAATGCTCAAGCATTCACTCTCTGAACGATATAAGATTATGCCAAGACGTCTCACAGGCAATACAAAAAAATGGCAAGAACGCGTAGAAGTAGCCATTAAACGCGCGAGACATATGGCTCTTATTCCTTATATCGTAGATAGAAAAAAGGTTGTTGAGAATCCTTTTAAAATCTAA
- a CDS encoding DUF268 domain-containing protein codes for MQKKTLAQKIVRETLRLFGKYPLPSHKMMSNAEIAQDKATYTRLNKDARFRLDSKWDYICKGDKYAPNGVVDCQYFIQDMWGARKVLEHKPDVHYDVGSSVFGFIAHLLTFNQKITLLDIRPMNNQFNTSFLNERGGGITYIQSNATRLENIADDSIQSLSALCSVEHFGLGRYGDPIEPDAWESALKAFQRVLQSNGRLYLSVPVADEDKLCFNAHRIYKPQTIIDALDSMQIVQMGYIKDFDVIECMKWENNSLHINQNALDSMPKAHNRAYYTGLFEFIKN; via the coding sequence ATGCAAAAAAAGACTTTGGCACAAAAGATTGTGCGCGAAACACTGCGACTTTTTGGTAAATATCCTTTGCCAAGCCACAAAATGATGAGTAATGCGGAAATCGCTCAAGACAAAGCCACTTATACGCGTTTAAACAAAGATGCGCGTTTTAGGCTTGATAGCAAATGGGATTATATCTGCAAAGGGGATAAATACGCGCCCAATGGCGTTGTGGATTGTCAATATTTTATCCAAGATATGTGGGGAGCGCGTAAAGTGCTAGAGCACAAACCTGATGTGCATTATGATGTAGGCTCTAGCGTATTTGGATTTATCGCACATCTCCTTACATTCAATCAAAAAATTACTTTGCTTGATATTCGCCCAATGAATAATCAATTTAATACAAGCTTTTTAAATGAGCGGGGGGGGGGCATAACATATATTCAAAGCAACGCCACGCGTTTAGAAAATATCGCTGATGATTCTATCCAATCACTTTCTGCTTTGTGCAGCGTGGAACATTTCGGACTTGGACGATATGGAGACCCCATAGAGCCAGATGCGTGGGAAAGCGCACTCAAAGCCTTTCAAAGAGTATTACAATCTAATGGGCGACTTTATCTTAGTGTGCCTGTGGCAGATGAGGATAAGCTTTGTTTCAATGCCCACCGCATTTACAAACCCCAAACTATCATTGACGCACTAGATTCTATGCAGATTGTTCAAATGGGCTATATCAAAGATTTTGATGTCATAGAATGTATGAAATGGGAAAATAACAGCCTACACATTAATCAAAATGCACTAGATTCTATGCCAAAAGCCCATAATAGGGCTTATTACACAGGCTTATTTGAATTTATTAAAAATTAG
- the glyQ gene encoding glycine--tRNA ligase subunit alpha, with translation MLSFSDILLQLQEFWKNQGCLIVQPYDIPAGAGTFHPATLLRSLDSKPWNVAYVAPSRRPTDGRYGENPNRLGSYYQFQVLLKPSPDNIQELYLRSLEALGLDLKSHDVRFVEDNWESPTLGAWGLGWEVWLDGMEVTQFTYFQQVGGIPCRPVAVEITYGVERLAMYIQGVENIFDIMWNDTSNSSPMLYADVHLQGEYEFSKYHFELADTQMIFSLFNLYTQEVKHCLEQRVPLVAYDYTMLASHFFNILDARKAISVAQRQNYILQIRELAKGCATLYKEMEEERTLRREKMKG, from the coding sequence ATGTTAAGTTTTTCAGATATTTTATTACAATTACAAGAATTTTGGAAAAATCAAGGTTGCCTTATTGTGCAACCTTATGACATTCCTGCAGGAGCTGGGACATTCCACCCCGCAACATTGCTTAGAAGTCTTGATTCTAAGCCGTGGAATGTAGCGTATGTAGCTCCTTCGCGCCGCCCAACAGATGGGCGCTATGGCGAGAATCCTAACCGCTTAGGAAGCTATTATCAATTTCAAGTGCTTCTTAAACCTAGCCCCGATAATATACAAGAGCTTTATTTGCGTAGCCTTGAGGCTTTAGGGTTAGATTTAAAATCACACGATGTGCGTTTTGTAGAAGATAATTGGGAATCCCCCACTCTTGGTGCGTGGGGATTGGGCTGGGAAGTGTGGCTTGATGGTATGGAAGTAACTCAATTTACTTACTTCCAACAAGTAGGAGGTATCCCTTGTCGCCCTGTGGCAGTAGAAATCACTTATGGCGTAGAGCGTTTAGCGATGTATATTCAAGGTGTGGAAAATATCTTTGATATTATGTGGAATGATACCTCAAATTCTTCGCCTATGCTCTATGCCGATGTTCATTTGCAAGGCGAATATGAATTTTCCAAATACCATTTTGAGCTCGCTGATACACAAATGATTTTCTCCCTCTTTAATCTTTACACACAAGAAGTCAAACATTGCTTAGAACAAAGAGTCCCTCTTGTAGCCTATGATTATACAATGTTAGCAAGCCATTTTTTTAATATCCTTGATGCGCGCAAAGCCATATCTGTGGCTCAAAGACAAAATTATATCTTGCAAATACGCGAACTCGCCAAAGGCTGCGCCACACTCTATAAAGAAATGGAAGAAGAGAGAACTCTGCGAAGAGAAAAGATGAAAGGATAA
- the rpsF gene encoding 30S ribosomal protein S6 translates to MKFYETMFILKPTLVEEEIKARLDFFKEVITKNGGEIETCLDMGMRNLAYEIKKNKRGYYFVIYFKAKPSLILELERNYRINEEILRFIVIKYESKKEQKAWQSLVNKANNKPEPKPTKAKKEETAPEAKEQAPTEA, encoded by the coding sequence ATGAAATTTTACGAAACGATGTTTATCCTCAAACCCACGCTTGTAGAGGAAGAAATCAAAGCGCGGCTTGATTTTTTTAAAGAAGTCATTACCAAAAATGGTGGTGAGATTGAAACTTGCCTTGATATGGGTATGCGAAACCTTGCTTATGAGATTAAGAAAAACAAGCGTGGATACTACTTTGTCATCTACTTCAAGGCAAAACCAAGCTTAATTTTGGAGCTTGAGCGCAATTATCGCATTAATGAAGAGATTTTGCGCTTTATTGTTATCAAATATGAGAGCAAAAAAGAGCAAAAAGCGTGGCAAAGCCTCGTAAATAAGGCAAATAATAAACCAGAGCCAAAGCCCACAAAAGCCAAAAAAGAAGAAACTGCCCCAGAGGCTAAAGAACAAGCCCCGACAGAGGCTTAA
- a CDS encoding M99 family carboxypeptidase catalytic domain-containing protein: MIRLFLTFIFAFNILHAENLVRDFALYKLNDGDKRAPTLLLMGGIHGDEPGAYYATDLFMRHYKITKGSVWVVPVVNPHSMFANVRGLYGDMNRKFAALAQNDPDYQSIQKIKKLLANPQIDISMHLHDGSGYWRPTYVNNLLNPLRWGNCSVIDQIELKGAKYGNLESFVIQMVADINEYILHPLHRYFVHNTHTKSKNDTEQLKALTFFSLSLGKPALTNEASKELDIQTRVYYHLLAIESLLGQLGIEFERDFELKPASIKKLISTAHLQAHIEGLITLPLGSLRSPITYFPLPQGVEPKHMKIQSSSHILGLVKNKQGNIELKYGSRTLSTLLPQWSAFDNSLNSVNMKIDDTMQAVRVGSMIYAKESIEFEPINEYRINIIGYVKPNDTSPLPNESGIKVYKKDLMARYSLDTQALIYRAEIYRKDVFSGMITISFDKPPLENSAPYKLIAYKPAPNSPLALAHAHTKITPSVSMPPKAIASKESMPKNKHNESPNKPIIKQNEPRKTLTHFVKPSVGVNVRLKPSTQDSIIAKLPQGAKVEVLEQVGKWSKIAKDSKNGIYQEGYISSYMLSDTLQSASQENTKIIESPPKHTSQKPQDSSIKTPPINAQVKVNIAFVRLEPSLTALIVAKAPLGRKMHILSFEGQNGEWAKIHYIFEGKQGVREINGYIAKHLLNPL, from the coding sequence ATGATACGCCTTTTTCTAACTTTTATCTTTGCTTTTAATATACTTCACGCAGAGAATCTTGTGCGTGATTTTGCACTTTATAAACTCAATGATGGAGATAAAAGAGCCCCTACTTTGCTCCTTATGGGTGGGATTCACGGCGATGAACCCGGAGCATATTACGCTACTGATTTATTTATGCGTCATTATAAAATCACAAAAGGGAGCGTGTGGGTTGTGCCTGTTGTGAATCCTCATAGTATGTTTGCCAATGTGCGAGGACTCTATGGCGATATGAATCGCAAATTTGCTGCACTTGCTCAAAATGACCCTGACTATCAAAGTATCCAAAAAATCAAAAAACTTCTTGCCAATCCACAAATTGATATTTCAATGCATCTTCACGATGGGAGTGGGTATTGGCGTCCTACCTATGTGAATAATCTCCTTAATCCACTTCGTTGGGGAAATTGCTCAGTAATAGACCAAATAGAGCTTAAAGGTGCAAAATATGGCAACTTAGAATCTTTTGTGATTCAAATGGTAGCAGATATTAATGAGTATATCCTGCACCCTCTCCACCGATATTTTGTGCATAATACTCATACAAAATCTAAAAATGACACAGAGCAGCTTAAAGCTCTCACTTTTTTCTCACTCTCACTTGGCAAACCAGCCCTCACAAATGAAGCCAGCAAAGAACTTGACATACAAACACGCGTATATTATCATCTCCTCGCTATAGAATCTCTGCTTGGACAGCTTGGCATAGAGTTTGAACGAGATTTTGAGCTCAAACCCGCCTCTATTAAAAAACTTATCTCCACTGCGCATTTACAAGCCCACATTGAAGGACTCATCACTTTGCCCTTAGGTTCTCTACGCTCTCCCATCACTTATTTTCCGCTTCCTCAAGGCGTAGAGCCAAAACATATGAAGATTCAAAGCTCAAGCCATATACTTGGTTTGGTAAAAAACAAGCAGGGCAATATAGAGCTCAAATATGGCTCACGCACGCTTAGCACACTTTTGCCACAATGGAGTGCTTTTGATAACTCGCTTAATAGCGTAAATATGAAAATTGATGATACAATGCAAGCTGTGCGCGTGGGTTCAATGATTTATGCAAAAGAAAGTATAGAGTTTGAACCTATAAATGAGTATCGCATAAACATTATAGGCTATGTCAAGCCCAACGATACTTCACCCTTGCCCAATGAAAGTGGCATCAAAGTGTATAAAAAAGACCTTATGGCACGATATAGCCTTGATACACAAGCTCTTATTTATCGTGCCGAAATCTATCGCAAAGATGTGTTTAGCGGTATGATAACAATTTCTTTTGATAAGCCTCCGCTTGAAAATAGCGCACCTTATAAACTTATAGCCTACAAACCTGCGCCTAATTCGCCTCTTGCTCTTGCACACGCTCATACCAAAATAACACCAAGTGTGAGTATGCCACCTAAAGCCATTGCCTCCAAAGAATCTATGCCCAAAAATAAACACAACGAATCTCCCAATAAGCCTATAATCAAGCAAAATGAGCCACGAAAAACTCTCACTCACTTTGTGAAACCCTCTGTGGGTGTAAATGTGCGATTAAAACCAAGCACACAAGATTCTATAATCGCCAAACTCCCACAAGGAGCGAAAGTAGAAGTTTTAGAACAAGTGGGTAAATGGAGTAAAATTGCAAAAGATAGTAAAAATGGCATATATCAAGAGGGCTATATTAGCTCATATATGCTGAGTGATACACTTCAAAGTGCTTCACAAGAAAACACAAAAATTATAGAATCCCCACCAAAACACACATCACAAAAGCCACAAGATTCCTCTATAAAAACACCTCCTATAAATGCGCAAGTAAAAGTCAATATTGCATTTGTGCGCTTAGAACCCTCCCTCACTGCACTCATTGTCGCTAAAGCGCCTTTAGGACGAAAAATGCACATTCTATCTTTTGAGGGACAAAATGGGGAATGGGCAAAGATTCATTATATTTTTGAGGGGAAACAAGGGGTGCGCGAAATCAATGGTTATATAGCAAAACATCTCCTTAATCCCCTATAA
- a CDS encoding damage-control phosphatase ARMT1 family protein, which produces MIAQDKCFDCLQKQVENLCLALKPHNALSITQHIKEKLAQKATQTHTLAPPQIAIEIYQCVEQNLGISDPFMQIKQESMVRAHNICENLLASYPAPLLERTSSGNLSVDSIYKRLDWAIRMAILGNVIDYGSQSAFDFESADFNFEEMIFGDFCLNAFCDRLERAKILLYLADNAGENIFDEVLISSLKEIYPQLHIYYAVRGKPIINDLTLQDMRHPLAKGIERYCTLIDSGVRSPGFVYANACESAQKLYDEADVILCKGMGNFECLESYKDERLFMLFKVKCDVVADFCGVQKGIMMFRHNVK; this is translated from the coding sequence ATGATAGCGCAAGATAAATGTTTTGATTGTTTGCAAAAGCAAGTTGAGAATCTCTGCCTTGCATTAAAACCACATAATGCTTTAAGTATCACTCAACACATCAAAGAGAAATTGGCACAAAAAGCTACACAAACTCATACCCTTGCGCCACCTCAAATTGCCATTGAGATTTATCAATGCGTGGAACAAAATCTAGGCATAAGCGACCCTTTTATGCAAATTAAACAAGAAAGTATGGTGCGCGCTCATAACATTTGTGAGAATCTCCTCGCCTCTTATCCTGCACCTCTACTTGAACGCACCTCATCGGGAAATTTGAGCGTAGATTCTATCTACAAGCGACTTGATTGGGCGATAAGAATGGCAATTCTAGGAAATGTCATTGATTATGGCTCTCAAAGTGCTTTTGACTTTGAGAGTGCAGATTTTAATTTTGAAGAAATGATTTTTGGTGATTTTTGCCTTAATGCGTTTTGTGATAGGCTTGAGCGTGCTAAAATCCTCCTTTATCTTGCCGATAATGCGGGAGAAAATATCTTTGATGAAGTGCTTATATCCTCCCTCAAAGAGATTTATCCGCAACTTCACATATATTATGCAGTGCGTGGAAAGCCTATTATTAACGACCTTACTTTGCAGGATATGCGCCACCCTTTGGCAAAGGGCATAGAGCGTTATTGCACACTGATAGATTCTGGTGTGCGAAGTCCGGGTTTTGTGTATGCAAATGCCTGTGAAAGTGCGCAAAAACTCTATGATGAAGCCGATGTAATTCTTTGCAAGGGTATGGGCAATTTTGAATGTTTAGAATCTTACAAAGATGAACGCCTTTTTATGCTTTTTAAAGTCAAATGTGATGTTGTAGCAGACTTTTGCGGTGTACAAAAGGGCATAATGATGTTTCGTCATAATGTCAAATAA
- the rpsO gene encoding 30S ribosomal protein S15, with product MALDMAKKKEIITKFARDSKDTGSSEVQIALLSQRIADLTEHLKANPKDHSSRLGLLKLVGQRKSLLSYLKKTQYNRYAKLISELKLKDR from the coding sequence ATGGCTTTAGATATGGCGAAGAAAAAAGAGATTATTACTAAATTCGCACGAGATAGCAAGGATACAGGTTCAAGTGAGGTGCAAATTGCACTCCTTTCACAAAGAATCGCAGATTTAACAGAGCATTTAAAAGCTAATCCAAAAGATCATTCAAGTCGTTTGGGGCTTTTAAAACTTGTCGGGCAGAGAAAATCACTTCTTTCTTATCTTAAGAAAACGCAATACAATCGTTATGCGAAGCTTATCAGTGAGCTCAAACTCAAAGACAGATAA
- a CDS encoding RNB domain-containing ribonuclease — protein MVYFYALIAAGVRKNRIPKSFAHALKHLEELNVLDIQGEYYTLKNDLIIGSVDISRSGKVFLKSFKAQEHNDFVLERGRVNLKKGDIILAKHARSKARFITLLYSSKTYALAALVMKKGFIKAIDISQKNDTQSYIELKVSQKSLRALPPHCVVKVELSSGNIIEVFGVLEDAHIDEKIALSLYNRSSAFSPQAQALGLAFGDEVYKDMYPNRVDLSDLPFCVIDPQDARDHDDAIYFESKTKTLYVAIADVSEYVGSESEIDKEARQRGFSIYFPHKVVPMLPFELSNGICSLKENALRLAMVWKIELNKNAQVVKSELLEAFIKPQANVSYEVIESFLQGHKSTLPKEIQKWLKAYLPYIKKCKAHRLRNGYEFESQEIKLELDEYQQIHSWHKYEHTLAHSIIEESMLLANVQSAQMLLNNTQKGIFRIHPPPKEERIKELEWEVKNMGFTLPPTRTFHHLIYHIQAQAKGKEIAKVIDEMIIKSFAKATYSVENKGHFGLGFESYTHFTSPIRRYSDLIVHRILKAVLHKDKSLPFLLEGLNGIAQELNIKQKQISHIEQDFYQRKMLRYAQKLLESPQPLICTALVIDEDSHALALDVIPHIKITLWHSLEKFKLIKVKIQKVDLLCGCTQGEIIESTEITTH, from the coding sequence ATGGTATATTTTTACGCACTCATTGCCGCTGGAGTAAGAAAGAATCGCATTCCCAAATCTTTTGCCCACGCACTTAAACACTTAGAAGAGCTCAATGTCCTTGATATACAAGGTGAATATTACACACTTAAAAATGATTTAATTATAGGCAGTGTGGATATTTCGCGTAGCGGCAAAGTATTTTTAAAAAGCTTTAAGGCGCAAGAACACAATGACTTTGTGCTTGAGCGGGGACGAGTGAATCTCAAAAAGGGCGATATTATCCTTGCAAAACACGCGCGAAGCAAAGCAAGATTCATCACTCTGCTTTATTCATCAAAAACCTATGCTCTTGCTGCTCTTGTGATGAAAAAAGGCTTTATTAAAGCTATTGATATAAGTCAAAAAAATGACACGCAATCCTACATAGAGTTAAAAGTCTCGCAAAAATCGCTTAGAGCTTTGCCTCCGCACTGCGTAGTAAAGGTTGAACTCTCATCTGGCAACATCATTGAAGTGTTTGGCGTGCTTGAAGATGCGCATATTGATGAAAAAATTGCTCTTAGCCTTTACAATCGCTCATCAGCTTTTAGCCCTCAAGCACAAGCTCTAGGACTTGCCTTTGGCGATGAAGTGTATAAGGATATGTATCCCAATCGCGTGGATTTGAGCGATTTGCCTTTTTGTGTGATAGACCCACAAGATGCACGCGACCACGATGATGCAATTTACTTTGAGAGCAAAACAAAAACACTTTATGTGGCTATCGCTGATGTGAGCGAATATGTGGGTAGTGAAAGTGAGATTGATAAAGAGGCGAGGCAAAGAGGCTTTAGCATATATTTTCCACATAAAGTTGTGCCTATGCTGCCCTTTGAGCTAAGTAATGGTATTTGCTCTTTAAAAGAAAATGCCCTGCGTTTGGCAATGGTATGGAAAATAGAACTTAATAAAAACGCTCAAGTAGTCAAAAGTGAGCTTTTAGAAGCCTTTATCAAACCTCAAGCCAATGTCAGCTATGAAGTTATAGAATCTTTTTTACAAGGGCATAAAAGCACTCTGCCCAAAGAGATACAAAAATGGCTCAAAGCATATTTGCCTTATATCAAAAAATGCAAGGCTCATCGTTTGCGTAATGGCTATGAATTTGAGAGCCAAGAAATAAAACTAGAACTTGATGAATATCAACAAATACACTCGTGGCACAAGTATGAGCATACTCTAGCCCATAGTATCATTGAAGAATCTATGCTCCTTGCGAATGTCCAAAGTGCGCAAATGCTGCTCAATAACACACAAAAAGGTATTTTTAGAATCCACCCTCCACCCAAAGAAGAACGTATAAAAGAGCTTGAGTGGGAAGTAAAAAATATGGGCTTTACTTTGCCTCCTACTCGGACATTTCATCATTTGATTTATCATATCCAAGCTCAAGCCAAAGGCAAGGAGATAGCAAAGGTAATTGATGAAATGATTATCAAATCTTTTGCCAAAGCCACTTATAGTGTGGAGAATAAGGGGCATTTTGGGCTTGGATTTGAGAGCTACACGCATTTTACTTCACCCATAAGGCGGTATAGTGATTTAATCGTGCATAGAATCTTAAAGGCAGTGCTGCATAAAGACAAATCGCTGCCTTTCTTGCTTGAGGGGCTAAATGGCATTGCCCAAGAGCTCAATATCAAGCAAAAGCAAATAAGCCATATTGAGCAGGATTTTTACCAACGCAAAATGCTTCGCTACGCACAAAAGCTTTTAGAATCTCCTCAACCTCTTATCTGCACTGCACTTGTGATAGATGAAGATTCCCACGCGCTCGCCCTAGATGTTATCCCACATATCAAAATTACCCTTTGGCATTCACTTGAGAAATTTAAACTGATAAAAGTCAAAATACAAAAAGTGGATTTGCTCTGTGGCTGTACGCAAGGAGAAATAATAGAATCTACCGAGATTACTACGCATTAA
- a CDS encoding DUF3972 domain-containing protein, which produces MENTTWLVLEEFTKLSGLDETKIMELIKEGAIKNKEEDGKIFVDATSGTSALVKKVESGLVSADMNGKELDPVFVEKTISTILGLHDKVIASKDETISAFKNENSFLKDALISMQEVYDDDKKTMETLRAELERSREEIEFMKRKYRLMWGKVSNMTESK; this is translated from the coding sequence ATGGAAAATACAACTTGGCTTGTGCTTGAGGAATTTACCAAACTCTCTGGCTTAGACGAAACCAAAATTATGGAGCTTATCAAAGAAGGTGCTATTAAAAACAAAGAAGAAGATGGAAAAATCTTTGTAGATGCGACTTCAGGAACTTCTGCACTTGTCAAAAAAGTAGAATCTGGGCTTGTCTCCGCAGATATGAATGGTAAGGAGCTTGACCCTGTATTTGTAGAGAAAACAATTTCAACGATTCTAGGCTTACACGATAAAGTCATTGCTTCAAAAGATGAAACCATTAGTGCATTTAAAAATGAAAATTCATTTCTTAAAGACGCGCTTATCTCTATGCAAGAAGTCTATGATGATGATAAAAAGACGATGGAAACGCTACGCGCAGAGCTAGAGCGCTCACGAGAGGAAATTGAATTTATGAAACGCAAATATCGCCTTATGTGGGGAAAAGTCTCAAATATGACAGAGTCAAAATGA
- the holA gene encoding DNA polymerase III subunit delta, with the protein MYKSQLDTLLKQSAPRVSFLYGDSFLIGYYAKKIESALKSEEKTTFYFDEYNAININTLLSQGSLFGSSSLVVLKINHKLLKADIEMFLYALLHNAHNALIIEYYQAANKSDGDYTRDCKTCAGYFKNPKMPKDSIAEVRFFPPNISECMGFMRERSKELGLMTDDKILKHILEKQNNDIALSLNELEKFVIFAGKPIEPSDVNLLCDGIASFSVEELCFALMDKKPIVKMLHTIYEEGINEIMMIGEIQRFFYQLFLFFAFIKIKGRPDAKEILGFSPPAHIAERLSRYCIRFKETEYIAIFELLSQWRYEVSKGKTKQSMSALIKIQEMIR; encoded by the coding sequence ATGTATAAATCACAGCTTGATACACTCTTAAAACAATCTGCACCCCGCGTAAGCTTTCTTTATGGCGATAGCTTTTTAATCGGATATTATGCGAAAAAAATTGAATCTGCTCTCAAAAGTGAAGAAAAAACTACCTTTTACTTTGATGAATATAATGCGATAAATATCAATACCCTGCTCTCACAAGGCTCACTTTTTGGCAGCAGCTCACTTGTTGTGCTTAAAATCAATCATAAACTCCTCAAAGCAGATATTGAAATGTTCTTGTATGCCCTCTTGCATAATGCGCATAACGCACTTATTATTGAGTATTATCAAGCTGCAAATAAATCAGATGGGGATTACACGAGAGATTGCAAAACTTGTGCAGGATATTTCAAAAATCCCAAAATGCCCAAAGATAGCATTGCGGAAGTGCGGTTTTTCCCACCAAATATAAGCGAATGTATGGGCTTTATGCGTGAGAGAAGCAAAGAATTAGGGCTTATGACTGATGATAAGATTCTCAAACATATTTTAGAAAAGCAAAACAATGACATCGCACTTTCTTTAAATGAATTAGAAAAATTTGTTATTTTCGCAGGTAAGCCCATAGAACCAAGTGATGTGAATCTACTCTGTGATGGTATAGCAAGTTTTAGCGTAGAAGAGCTTTGCTTTGCCTTAATGGACAAAAAGCCTATTGTCAAAATGCTTCATACCATTTATGAAGAGGGTATTAATGAAATAATGATGATTGGGGAGATTCAGAGATTTTTTTATCAACTCTTTTTATTTTTTGCTTTTATCAAAATTAAAGGGCGTCCCGATGCAAAGGAGATTCTAGGATTTAGCCCACCTGCTCATATTGCGGAGCGCTTATCACGCTATTGCATTCGCTTTAAAGAAACAGAATATATTGCTATTTTTGAACTGCTTTCCCAATGGCGTTACGAAGTAAGCAAAGGCAAAACCAAACAATCTATGAGTGCTTTAATAAAAATTCAAGAAATGATAAGATAG
- a CDS encoding single-stranded DNA-binding protein, which translates to MYNKVIIIGNLTRDVELRYLPSGSALATIGLASNRRFKKQDGTNGEEVCFVDVKLFGRSAEVANQYLRKGSKILIEGRLSLESWTDQSGAKKSKHTITAESMQMLDSKPSGDESAYNGANGYNAGAQNVNNAPNYNQAHSQSQGNEQGNGNIGAYPQNIPEINIDDEDIPF; encoded by the coding sequence ATGTATAATAAAGTGATTATCATAGGGAATCTGACACGAGATGTAGAACTCCGATATTTGCCTAGTGGAAGTGCTCTTGCTACCATTGGCTTAGCAAGCAATAGGAGATTCAAAAAGCAAGATGGTACAAATGGCGAAGAAGTCTGCTTTGTAGATGTAAAACTTTTTGGGCGCAGTGCAGAAGTGGCAAATCAATATTTGCGCAAAGGGAGCAAGATTCTCATTGAGGGACGCTTGAGCTTGGAATCTTGGACTGATCAAAGTGGAGCAAAAAAAAGCAAACACACGATTACAGCTGAAAGTATGCAAATGCTAGATTCTAAACCGAGTGGCGATGAGAGTGCTTATAATGGTGCAAATGGCTACAATGCAGGAGCGCAAAATGTCAATAATGCACCAAATTATAATCAAGCTCACTCACAATCACAAGGAAATGAGCAAGGCAATGGGAATATTGGGGCTTATCCTCAAAATATCCCCGAAATCAACATTGATGATGAAGATATACCTTTTTAA
- a CDS encoding metallophosphoesterase, producing the protein MGFEITENTFVISDSHFGHKAVLEREPSRLKSAKAYGYNDFYKFHKDLWNKQVGKKDTLLHLGDLYYEGGFSYLKKLNGTKKLVIGNNDIERFEKLKNIKSWSVQKGLALQIPQSKEILAKLYAQFGKSMVKDDIYLNAIVLDCAGERIMFSHFPVFHRKAHDRFAKSRDTLDKLFALADCSLNIHGHIHSRNTQHSFCFNVSCEQLGFAPKRLGEILTLWRHKIHI; encoded by the coding sequence ATGGGGTTTGAAATTACTGAAAACACATTTGTGATTTCTGATAGTCATTTTGGACACAAAGCTGTCTTAGAGCGCGAACCGAGTCGGCTTAAAAGTGCCAAAGCTTATGGATATAATGATTTTTATAAATTTCACAAAGATTTGTGGAATAAGCAAGTTGGTAAAAAAGATACACTTTTGCATTTAGGGGATTTGTATTATGAGGGGGGATTCTCTTATCTTAAAAAGCTTAATGGCACAAAAAAACTTGTGATAGGAAATAATGATATTGAGCGCTTTGAAAAGCTTAAAAATATTAAAAGCTGGAGTGTGCAAAAAGGTTTAGCACTGCAGATTCCACAAAGTAAAGAGATTCTAGCAAAACTTTACGCACAATTTGGCAAGAGTATGGTAAAAGATGATATTTACCTCAATGCCATTGTGCTAGATTGCGCAGGAGAGCGCATTATGTTTTCACATTTTCCTGTGTTTCATCGCAAAGCACACGATAGGTTTGCCAAAAGCCGAGATACACTTGATAAACTCTTTGCACTTGCGGATTGTTCGCTCAATATTCACGGACATATCCACTCACGCAACACGCAACACTCTTTTTGCTTTAATGTAAGCTGCGAACAACTAGGATTTGCTCCCAAACGCTTAGGGGAAATTCTCACCTTATGGCGACACAAAATCCACATTTAG